One region of Streptomyces capillispiralis genomic DNA includes:
- a CDS encoding STAS domain-containing protein, whose protein sequence is MSYARTAGLPIVDAMTPPVLVLSGPLARDGVSGPCDALRALLERGGGGPGGVVVCDVGGLGPPGLAAVDLLARLQLTARRAGGRIRLRDPSPTLCALLDLVGLRFETEGQPEQREPPLGVQEAVEPGDPVV, encoded by the coding sequence ATGAGTTACGCGCGCACCGCCGGTCTACCGATCGTGGACGCCATGACACCGCCCGTACTCGTGCTCAGCGGCCCCCTCGCCCGGGACGGGGTGAGCGGGCCCTGCGACGCGCTGCGGGCCCTGCTGGAGAGGGGCGGCGGCGGGCCGGGCGGGGTGGTCGTCTGCGACGTCGGCGGTCTCGGACCGCCCGGGCTCGCCGCCGTGGACCTGCTCGCCCGGCTCCAGCTCACCGCCCGCAGAGCCGGGGGCCGGATCCGGCTGCGCGACCCCTCCCCGACCCTATGCGCCCTGCTCGACCTGGTCGGCCTCCGCTTCGAGACGGAGGGGCAGCCCGAACAGCGGGAACCACCGCTGGGTGTCCAGGAAGCAGTGGAACCCGGTGATCCGGTCGTCTGA
- a CDS encoding sigma-70 family RNA polymerase sigma factor, with translation MTNGTATTDLDTRLEAHRVELTGYCYRMLGSSFEAEDAVQDTMVRAWRGYATFEGRSSLRSWLYRIATNVCLDMLAAGNKRARPMDLTESTPLAQAALSPRPDHTWLEPMPDARVLPTPTDPAEAAVAKESVRLAFMAALQQLPAKQRAVLILREVLAWKASEVAELLDTSVASVNSALQRARATLAERRQPGADASVSDPLDEEQRKLLDRYVAAFEGYDMTALTALLHEDAIMTMPPFDLWLTGPADITGFMTTLGAPCANSRLVPVQVNGLPGFAQYKPDPDSGGFVPWAVQVLEISDDRITGFHCFLDTQRWFPLFGLPLRLEAEADQVEQGA, from the coding sequence ATGACGAACGGCACGGCGACGACGGACCTGGACACCAGGCTGGAAGCACACCGCGTCGAGCTGACCGGGTACTGCTACCGGATGCTCGGTTCCTCCTTCGAGGCGGAGGACGCGGTGCAGGACACGATGGTCCGCGCCTGGCGCGGCTACGCCACGTTCGAGGGCCGTTCCAGCCTGCGTTCCTGGCTCTACCGGATCGCGACCAACGTCTGTCTGGACATGCTGGCGGCGGGCAACAAGCGCGCCCGCCCGATGGACCTGACGGAGTCCACCCCGCTCGCGCAGGCGGCCCTGTCGCCCCGTCCCGACCACACCTGGCTGGAGCCGATGCCCGACGCGAGGGTGCTGCCCACGCCCACCGACCCGGCGGAGGCCGCGGTCGCCAAGGAGTCGGTGCGGCTCGCGTTCATGGCCGCGCTCCAGCAGCTGCCCGCCAAGCAGCGGGCGGTGCTGATCCTGCGCGAGGTGCTGGCCTGGAAGGCGAGCGAGGTCGCGGAGCTGCTGGACACCTCGGTCGCGTCGGTCAACAGCGCGCTCCAGCGCGCCCGGGCGACGCTCGCCGAGCGGCGGCAGCCGGGCGCCGACGCGTCGGTGTCCGACCCGCTGGACGAGGAGCAGCGGAAGCTGCTCGACCGCTACGTCGCGGCGTTCGAGGGCTACGACATGACGGCGCTGACCGCGCTGCTGCACGAGGACGCCATCATGACGATGCCGCCGTTCGACCTGTGGCTGACCGGCCCCGCCGACATCACGGGTTTCATGACGACACTGGGCGCGCCCTGCGCGAACTCGCGGCTGGTGCCCGTCCAGGTCAACGGGCTGCCCGGGTTCGCGCAGTACAAGCCCGACCCGGACAGCGGCGGTTTCGTCCCATGGGCGGTGCAGGTGCTGGAGATCTCAGACGACCGGATCACCGGGTTCCACTGCTTCCTGGACACCCAGCGGTGGTTCCCGCTGTTCGGGCTGCCCCTCCGTCTCGAAGCGGAGGCCGACCAGGTCGAGCAGGGCGCATAG
- a CDS encoding PspC domain-containing protein, translating to MSRPVRPHDRMIGGVCAALARRFGTSATTMRVIFLLSCLLPGPQFLLYIALWILLPSEEKARTAW from the coding sequence ATGAGCCGCCCCGTCCGCCCCCACGACCGCATGATCGGCGGAGTGTGCGCCGCGCTGGCCCGGCGCTTCGGCACCTCCGCGACCACGATGCGGGTGATCTTCCTGCTCTCGTGTCTGCTTCCGGGCCCGCAGTTCCTGCTCTACATAGCGCTGTGGATCCTGTTGCCCTCGGAGGAGAAGGCCCGGACGGCCTGGTAG
- the afsQ1 gene encoding two-component system response regulator AfsQ1, whose product MPSLLLIEDDDAIRTALELSLTRQGHRVATAASGEDGLKLLREQRPDLIVLDVMLPGIDGFEVCRRIRRTDQLPIILLTARNDDIDVVVGLESGADDYVVKPVQGRVLDARIRAVLRRGERESSDSATFGSLVIDRAAMTVTKNGEDLQLTPTELRLLLELSRRPGQALSRQQLLRLVWEHDYLGDSRLVDACVQRLRAKVEDVPSSPTLIRTVRGVGYRLDPPQ is encoded by the coding sequence GTGCCTTCCCTGTTGCTGATCGAGGACGACGACGCCATCCGCACGGCCCTGGAGCTCTCTCTGACGCGCCAGGGCCACCGGGTGGCGACCGCTGCCAGCGGTGAGGACGGTCTGAAGCTGCTGCGCGAGCAGCGGCCGGATCTGATCGTGCTGGATGTGATGCTGCCCGGCATCGACGGGTTCGAGGTGTGCCGGCGCATCCGGCGCACGGACCAGTTGCCGATCATCCTGCTGACCGCCCGCAATGACGACATCGACGTCGTGGTCGGCCTGGAGTCCGGCGCCGACGACTACGTCGTCAAGCCGGTGCAGGGCCGGGTGCTGGACGCCCGGATCCGGGCGGTGCTGCGGCGCGGGGAGCGGGAGTCCAGCGACTCGGCGACCTTCGGCAGCCTGGTCATCGACCGTGCGGCGATGACGGTGACGAAGAACGGCGAGGACCTCCAGCTGACGCCGACCGAACTGCGGCTGCTGTTGGAGCTGAGCCGGCGGCCGGGCCAGGCGCTGTCCCGGCAGCAGTTGCTGCGGCTGGTGTGGGAGCACGACTACCTGGGCGACTCCCGGCTGGTGGACGCCTGTGTCCAGCGGCTGCGCGCCAAGGTCGAGGACGTGCCGTCGTCCCCGACGCTGATCCGTACCGTGCGCGGTGTCGGCTACCGGCTGGACCCGCCTCAGTGA
- a CDS encoding VanZ family protein gives MQRQGFVGGTAAFRVRVTGGLLLAAYLAFVAWFALRPLDVPWVMPANLRPFDGIRADFALGWAEGVRRTCEGLALLAPLGVLLPMAGGRPDVPPVGSLVRTMAATALVSLAVEMLQTAVPGQVVDIDSLLLNTVGAGLAHAAVVPAGRSWLRRHGMGRPVTAVLAEEPAQGRTPTIPRVGIAPWSDALPPSSP, from the coding sequence GTGCAGCGTCAAGGCTTCGTCGGCGGCACCGCCGCGTTCCGTGTCCGTGTGACAGGAGGGCTCCTCCTGGCGGCGTATCTCGCGTTCGTCGCCTGGTTCGCGCTGCGGCCGCTGGACGTGCCCTGGGTGATGCCCGCCAATCTGCGGCCCTTCGACGGGATCCGGGCGGATTTCGCGCTGGGCTGGGCGGAGGGGGTCCGCAGGACCTGCGAGGGGCTGGCGCTGCTCGCGCCGCTGGGGGTGCTGCTGCCCATGGCCGGGGGCCGGCCGGACGTCCCGCCGGTGGGTTCGCTGGTGCGCACCATGGCGGCGACCGCCCTGGTGTCGCTGGCCGTCGAGATGCTGCAGACCGCGGTGCCGGGCCAGGTCGTGGACATCGACTCGCTGCTGCTGAACACCGTGGGCGCGGGGCTCGCGCACGCGGCCGTGGTGCCCGCGGGCCGCTCCTGGCTGCGCCGCCACGGCATGGGACGGCCGGTCACCGCCGTCCTGGCGGAGGAGCCGGCTCAGGGTAGGACCCCGACGATTCCCAGGGTCGGGATCGCCCCGTGGAGCGACGCTTTGCCCCCTTCGTCTCCGTAA
- a CDS encoding SigE family RNA polymerase sigma factor, whose product MNTLHGTSTSAVITRLHDVHRGSEKSGAAGMRGCARGTGRQHTTIMTVVDAPKGETGGNAYGEDPGERGSLTEVEFTAYVRERRASLYATAYHLTGDRFEAEDLLQSALFSTYRAWDRISDKAAVGGYLRRTMTNLHISAWRRRKLNEYPTEELPETAGDTDAMRGTELRAVLWQALARLPELQRTMLVLRYYEGRTDPEIADILGISVGTVKSSIWRSLRRLREDEVLSFGRDEEDAFGELVA is encoded by the coding sequence ATGAACACGCTGCACGGCACCAGCACCAGCGCAGTGATCACGCGTCTGCACGACGTGCACCGGGGTTCCGAGAAGTCCGGTGCGGCGGGCATGCGGGGGTGCGCCCGCGGCACCGGGCGTCAGCACACCACGATCATGACGGTGGTTGACGCACCCAAGGGGGAGACCGGGGGGAACGCGTACGGGGAGGACCCGGGGGAGCGCGGCTCGCTGACGGAGGTGGAGTTCACCGCCTACGTCCGGGAGCGCCGCGCCTCCCTGTACGCCACCGCCTACCACCTGACCGGCGACCGTTTCGAGGCCGAGGACCTGCTGCAGAGCGCGCTGTTCTCGACCTACCGGGCGTGGGACCGGATCAGCGACAAGGCGGCGGTCGGCGGCTACCTCCGCCGGACCATGACCAACCTGCACATCAGCGCGTGGCGCCGCCGCAAGCTGAACGAGTACCCGACCGAGGAGCTGCCGGAGACGGCCGGTGACACGGACGCGATGCGCGGCACCGAACTGCGCGCGGTCCTGTGGCAGGCGCTGGCCCGGCTGCCCGAACTCCAGCGCACCATGCTGGTCCTGCGCTACTACGAGGGCCGCACGGACCCGGAGATCGCGGACATCCTCGGCATCAGTGTCGGCACGGTGAAGTCCAGCATCTGGCGGTCGCTCCGCCGGCTGCGTGAGGACGAGGTCCTCAGCTTCGGCCGTGACGAGGAGGACGCCTTCGGGGAGCTCGTCGCCTGA
- a CDS encoding alpha/beta fold hydrolase, translating into MAQEATPVRTARLGRALGPEPTAVDGVVLLLPGGEEFSGRRPSALVAAASVRGLGRRLTRAARDRSLATHVVHYRYRGWNGSEAHPARDAAWAVDEAVRRYGDVPVCLAGIGMGGRAALRAAGHEAVNSVLALAPWLPEEDVAAPPEPVKQLAGRRVLIVHGTNDARTDPELSFRLASRAKKANREVCRFEVHSDGHGLHQYRDEVLALAEDFVMGALFGRALSRPVRDALAAPPPLGLRMPLAAGFGRSLRR; encoded by the coding sequence ATGGCACAGGAAGCGACGCCGGTGCGCACGGCCCGGCTGGGGCGGGCGCTCGGCCCGGAACCGACGGCGGTGGACGGCGTGGTGCTGCTGCTCCCCGGCGGCGAGGAGTTCTCCGGCCGCAGGCCGTCCGCCCTGGTGGCGGCCGCCTCGGTGCGGGGTCTGGGACGCCGTCTGACCCGCGCGGCCCGGGACCGGAGCCTCGCCACCCATGTCGTCCACTACCGCTACCGGGGCTGGAACGGCAGCGAGGCGCATCCGGCGCGCGACGCCGCCTGGGCCGTCGACGAGGCCGTCCGGCGGTACGGCGACGTCCCCGTGTGTCTCGCCGGGATCGGGATGGGCGGCAGGGCCGCGCTGCGCGCGGCGGGCCACGAGGCCGTCAACTCCGTGCTGGCGCTGGCTCCCTGGCTGCCGGAGGAGGACGTGGCGGCGCCACCCGAACCGGTGAAGCAGCTCGCCGGGCGGCGGGTGCTGATCGTGCACGGCACCAACGACGCCCGGACCGACCCGGAGCTGTCGTTCCGGCTGGCGTCGCGGGCGAAGAAGGCGAACCGGGAGGTGTGCCGGTTCGAAGTCCACTCGGACGGCCACGGGTTGCACCAGTACCGGGACGAAGTGCTGGCGCTGGCCGAGGACTTCGTGATGGGCGCGTTGTTCGGGCGGGCGCTGTCCCGGCCCGTGCGGGACGCCTTGGCGGCGCCTCCTCCGCTGGGGCTGCGGATGCCGCTGGCGGCGGGATTCGGCAGGTCGTTGCGGCGCTGA
- a CDS encoding MFS transporter, whose translation MTPASTGASTSVGAVASVPPIQPVPEAVSASRMSPGGPGYRRMSLALFLAGVATFALLYSTQALLPLISADFAVSAGDASWTVAAATGGLALFVLPMSALSERFGRRTVMTASLAVAVTVGLLVPFAPSLEALVVLRALQGAALAGLPASATAYLAEEVTPKALVTAIGLFVAGNSVGGMSGRVITGWVAQEWGWRVAVGVIGAVAVACAVAFRLLLPAPRHFRPGSLRPRVLARTVRDHLANPLLRRLYAIGALFMTVFGGVYTVIGYRLTEAPFSLPQGIVGSIFLVYLVGTVSASAAGRLVGRLGRRGALYAGGGTTAAGLLLSLAGSLPVVLLGLVLITAGFFAGHAVASSAVGKTATTGRAQASALYQSAYYVGSSVGSTVGALAFHSGGWAGTVAVGLVAVAGVAAITLAGTRAAARAVARPA comes from the coding sequence ATGACTCCCGCCAGTACCGGGGCGTCCACCAGTGTGGGCGCCGTCGCTTCCGTTCCTCCGATCCAGCCCGTCCCCGAGGCCGTCTCCGCGTCCCGGATGTCCCCGGGCGGACCCGGTTACCGCCGGATGAGTCTCGCCCTGTTCCTCGCGGGTGTCGCGACCTTCGCGCTGCTGTACTCCACCCAGGCCCTGCTGCCGCTGATCTCCGCCGACTTCGCGGTGAGCGCGGGCGACGCGAGCTGGACGGTGGCGGCGGCCACCGGCGGCCTCGCGCTGTTCGTGCTGCCGATGAGCGCGCTGTCGGAGCGCTTCGGCCGCCGTACGGTCATGACGGCCTCCCTCGCCGTCGCGGTGACCGTCGGCCTGCTGGTGCCCTTCGCCCCGTCGCTGGAGGCGCTGGTGGTCCTGCGGGCGCTCCAGGGCGCGGCCCTGGCCGGGCTGCCCGCCTCGGCGACGGCGTACCTCGCGGAGGAGGTGACGCCCAAGGCGCTGGTGACCGCGATCGGGCTGTTCGTCGCGGGCAACAGCGTGGGCGGGATGAGCGGCCGGGTGATCACCGGCTGGGTGGCGCAGGAGTGGGGCTGGCGGGTCGCCGTCGGCGTGATCGGCGCGGTGGCGGTGGCGTGCGCGGTGGCCTTCCGGCTGCTGCTGCCGGCGCCGCGGCACTTCCGGCCGGGCTCGCTGCGGCCGCGCGTGCTGGCGCGCACCGTGCGGGACCACCTCGCCAACCCCCTGCTGCGGCGGCTGTACGCGATCGGCGCGCTGTTCATGACGGTGTTCGGCGGTGTGTACACGGTCATCGGCTACCGGCTGACCGAGGCGCCGTTCTCGCTGCCGCAGGGCATCGTCGGCTCGATCTTCCTGGTCTACCTGGTGGGCACGGTCTCGGCGTCGGCGGCGGGCCGGCTGGTGGGCCGGCTGGGCCGCCGGGGCGCGCTGTACGCGGGCGGCGGGACGACGGCGGCCGGGCTGCTGCTGTCGCTGGCCGGGTCGCTTCCGGTGGTGCTGCTGGGTCTGGTGCTGATCACGGCGGGCTTCTTCGCGGGGCACGCGGTGGCGTCGTCGGCGGTCGGGAAGACGGCGACGACGGGGCGTGCGCAGGCGTCGGCCCTGTACCAGTCCGCCTACTACGTCGGTTCCAGCGTGGGCAGCACGGTGGGGGCGCTCGCGTTCCACTCGGGCGGCTGGGCCGGGACGGTGGCGGTCGGCCTGGTGGCGGTGGCCGGAGTCGCGGCGATCACCCTGGCGGGAACGCGCGCGGCGGCACGGGCGGTGGCCCGGCCTGCCTGA
- a CDS encoding ATP-binding protein produces the protein MKQSAAKTLGVAALGAAFAAAGAGAAHAAPAVPDALPALDTVTQAVPAEQLSGGLPGSDRLLAQGQELTGSATAQPVAEQAGSQLPAANLLGGLPLQGGVPTQGLAFNGVPLGA, from the coding sequence ATGAAGCAGTCTGCTGCCAAGACCCTCGGTGTCGCCGCCCTCGGTGCCGCCTTCGCCGCCGCCGGTGCGGGCGCCGCCCACGCCGCCCCCGCCGTCCCCGACGCCCTGCCGGCGCTGGACACCGTCACCCAGGCCGTGCCCGCGGAGCAGCTGTCCGGCGGGCTGCCGGGCTCGGACCGCCTGCTCGCGCAGGGACAGGAGCTGACCGGCTCGGCGACCGCGCAGCCGGTCGCCGAGCAGGCGGGCTCGCAGCTCCCCGCCGCCAATCTCCTCGGCGGCCTGCCCCTCCAGGGCGGCGTGCCCACCCAGGGCCTCGCCTTCAACGGTGTCCCGCTCGGCGCCTGA
- a CDS encoding sensor histidine kinase, translating into MTEEHQGGSRGWSAARKGVWSRLRFTSLRLRLVVVFGLVALTAAVSASGIAYWLNRESVLTRAQDAVLRDFEQEMRNRAGALPEHPTQDELQRTAGQMANSGQRFTVLLVAEDPDGRTVYGGSGGLSGFSLRDVPASLREAVTERQKVTSANKYPHHLYWQRIVDGDTPYLVAGTRMIGGGPTGYMLKSLEPEAKDLNSLAWSLGIATGLALIGSALLAHAAATTVLKPVQRLGVAARRLGEGKLDTRLRVSGTDELADLSRTFNKAAEALEKRVADMAARDEASRRFVADMSHELRTPLTAITAVTEVLEEELESEGGGGMDPMIEPAVRLVVSETRRLNDLVENLMEVTRFDAGTARLVLDDVDIADQITACIDARAWLDAVELDAERGIHARIDPRRLDVILANLIGNALKHGGSPVRVAVREEDTEGDGGVVVIEVRDHGPGIPEEVLPHVFDRFYKASASRPRSEGSGLGLSIALENAHIHGGGITAANSPEGGAVFTLRLPRDVSAQSPAERTGDAGGEGAEGDAR; encoded by the coding sequence GTGACCGAGGAGCACCAAGGGGGGAGCCGCGGCTGGTCCGCGGCACGCAAGGGAGTCTGGTCACGGCTGCGCTTCACCAGCCTGCGGCTGCGGCTGGTGGTGGTGTTCGGGCTGGTCGCGCTCACCGCCGCGGTGTCCGCGTCCGGCATCGCGTACTGGCTGAACCGCGAGTCCGTGCTGACCCGTGCGCAGGACGCGGTGCTGCGCGACTTCGAGCAGGAGATGCGCAACCGGGCGGGCGCGCTGCCCGAGCACCCCACACAGGACGAACTGCAGCGCACTGCGGGCCAGATGGCGAACAGCGGGCAGCGCTTCACCGTGCTGCTGGTCGCCGAGGACCCGGACGGGCGGACCGTCTACGGCGGTTCGGGCGGGCTGAGCGGCTTCTCGCTGCGGGACGTGCCGGCCTCGCTGCGCGAGGCGGTCACCGAGCGGCAGAAGGTCACCTCGGCGAACAAGTACCCGCACCACCTGTACTGGCAGCGGATCGTCGACGGCGACACCCCGTACCTGGTGGCGGGGACCCGGATGATCGGCGGCGGGCCGACCGGCTACATGCTGAAGTCGCTGGAGCCGGAGGCCAAGGACCTCAACTCGCTGGCCTGGTCGCTGGGCATCGCCACCGGGCTGGCGCTGATCGGTTCCGCGCTGCTCGCGCACGCCGCCGCCACGACGGTGCTGAAGCCGGTGCAGCGGCTCGGCGTGGCCGCCCGGCGGCTCGGCGAGGGCAAGCTGGACACCCGGCTGAGGGTGTCGGGCACCGACGAACTGGCGGATCTGTCGCGGACGTTCAACAAGGCGGCGGAGGCGCTGGAGAAGCGGGTGGCCGACATGGCGGCGCGGGACGAGGCGTCCCGCCGGTTCGTGGCGGACATGAGCCATGAGCTGCGGACGCCGCTGACCGCGATCACCGCCGTGACCGAGGTCCTGGAGGAGGAGCTGGAGTCCGAGGGCGGCGGCGGCATGGACCCGATGATCGAGCCCGCCGTGCGGCTGGTGGTGAGCGAGACCCGCCGGCTGAACGACCTGGTGGAGAACCTGATGGAGGTCACCCGCTTCGACGCGGGCACGGCCCGCCTGGTCCTCGACGACGTCGACATAGCCGACCAGATCACCGCCTGCATCGACGCGCGTGCCTGGCTGGACGCGGTCGAGCTGGACGCCGAGCGCGGCATCCACGCCCGGATCGACCCGCGCCGGCTGGACGTGATCCTGGCCAACCTGATCGGCAACGCGCTCAAGCACGGCGGTTCGCCGGTGCGGGTGGCGGTGCGCGAGGAGGACACCGAGGGGGACGGGGGCGTGGTGGTCATCGAGGTGCGGGACCACGGGCCGGGCATCCCCGAGGAGGTCCTGCCGCACGTCTTCGACCGCTTCTACAAGGCCAGCGCCTCCCGGCCGCGCTCCGAGGGCAGCGGTCTGGGCCTGTCCATCGCGCTGGAGAACGCCCACATCCACGGCGGTGGGATCACCGCGGCCAACTCCCCCGAGGGCGGCGCCGTGTTCACGCTGCGACTGCCGCGGGACGTGTCCGCGCAGAGCCCCGCGGAGCGGACCGGAGACGCCGGGGGCGAAGGCGCCGAGGGGGACGCCCGATGA
- a CDS encoding adenosine deaminase, whose protein sequence is MTSQTIANTPDTDQIRRAPKVLLHDHLDGGLRPGTVVDLARASGYDQLPETDPGKLGLWFREAADSGSLERYLETFSHTVGVMQTRDALVRVAAECAEDLAEDGVVYAEVRYAPEQHLDGGLTLEEVVEAVNEGFRQGERRAKENGHRIRVGALLTAMRHAARALEIAELANRYRDLGVVGFDIAGAEAGYPPTRHLDAFEYLKRENNHFTIHAGEAFGLPSIWQALQWCGADRLGHGVRIIDDIQVHEDGTVKLGRLASYVRDKRIPLELCPSSNLQTGAAASYAEHPIGLLRRLHFRVTVNTDNRLMSHTGMSREFEHLVDAFGYTLDDLQWFSVNAMKSAFIPFDERLAMINDVIKPGYAELKSEWLFRQTASTSGSPATED, encoded by the coding sequence ATGACGAGCCAGACCATTGCGAACACCCCGGACACGGACCAGATCCGCCGGGCCCCCAAGGTTCTGCTGCACGACCACCTCGACGGCGGACTGCGCCCCGGCACCGTCGTCGACCTGGCCCGCGCGTCCGGATACGACCAGCTCCCCGAGACCGATCCCGGCAAGCTCGGCCTGTGGTTCCGCGAGGCCGCCGACTCCGGCTCCCTGGAGCGCTACCTGGAGACGTTCTCGCACACCGTCGGGGTCATGCAGACCCGCGACGCCCTCGTCCGGGTCGCCGCCGAGTGCGCCGAGGACCTCGCCGAGGACGGTGTCGTCTACGCCGAGGTGCGCTACGCCCCCGAACAGCACCTGGACGGCGGACTGACCCTCGAAGAGGTCGTCGAGGCGGTCAACGAGGGCTTCCGGCAGGGCGAGCGCCGCGCCAAGGAGAACGGCCACCGCATCCGCGTCGGCGCCCTGCTCACCGCGATGCGGCACGCCGCCCGCGCCCTGGAGATCGCCGAACTCGCCAACCGCTACCGGGACCTGGGCGTCGTCGGCTTCGACATCGCGGGCGCCGAGGCCGGCTACCCGCCCACCCGGCACCTCGACGCCTTCGAGTACCTCAAGCGCGAGAACAACCACTTCACCATCCACGCCGGTGAGGCCTTCGGCCTGCCGTCCATCTGGCAGGCGCTCCAGTGGTGCGGCGCCGACCGGCTCGGACACGGGGTGCGCATCATCGACGACATCCAGGTCCACGAGGACGGCACCGTGAAGCTCGGCCGCCTCGCCTCCTACGTCCGGGACAAGCGCATCCCGCTGGAGCTGTGCCCCAGCTCCAACCTCCAGACCGGCGCGGCCGCCTCGTACGCCGAGCACCCCATCGGACTGCTGCGCCGGCTGCACTTCCGGGTCACGGTGAACACCGACAACCGTCTGATGTCGCACACCGGCATGAGCCGGGAATTCGAGCACCTTGTCGACGCCTTCGGTTACACGCTCGACGACCTGCAGTGGTTCTCCGTCAATGCGATGAAATCAGCGTTCATTCCTTTCGATGAACGTCTGGCCATGATCAATGACGTCATCAAGCCCGGATATGCCGAGCTGAAATCCGAATGGCTGTTCCGGCAGACCGCTTCCACCAGCGGTTCCCCGGCCACGGAAGACTGA
- a CDS encoding LysR family transcriptional regulator produces the protein MVHEQRSRGRLSRSSDTRDTTDMSRLLAPRLAHFAGVARTEHVTRAAQEMQVPQSTLSRAMVRLEQDLGVDLFARHGRTVSLTPAGRTFLASVERALAEIERAADEVRADADPATGKVAFGFLHTMGAETVPGLLHAFRADHPRIRFSLVQNYGEAMLERLRAGELDLCLTSPVPDAPDLVARRLDEQKLRLVVPADHRLAGRRRIRLAEAADEMFVTLEPGYGLRRITDDLCAQAGFKPRVAFEGEEAETLRGLVAAGLGVALLPPPAFPRPGVVELSVTAPKAAREIGVAWLAGRPDTPPVTAFKKFLLSKRGSLLPT, from the coding sequence ATGGTGCATGAGCAGAGGTCACGGGGTCGGCTGTCACGGAGCAGTGACACACGAGACACCACCGACATGTCGAGGCTGCTGGCGCCGCGCCTCGCCCACTTCGCCGGTGTGGCCCGCACCGAGCACGTCACGCGCGCCGCGCAGGAGATGCAGGTCCCGCAGTCCACCCTGTCCCGGGCCATGGTCCGCCTCGAACAGGACCTGGGTGTCGACCTGTTCGCCCGCCACGGCCGCACGGTCTCCCTGACCCCCGCCGGCCGCACCTTCCTCGCCTCCGTGGAGCGCGCCCTCGCCGAGATCGAACGCGCCGCCGACGAGGTCCGCGCCGACGCCGACCCCGCCACCGGCAAGGTCGCCTTCGGCTTCCTGCACACCATGGGCGCCGAGACCGTGCCCGGCCTGCTGCACGCCTTCCGCGCGGACCACCCGCGCATCCGCTTCAGCCTCGTCCAGAACTACGGCGAGGCCATGCTGGAACGCCTGCGCGCGGGCGAACTCGACCTGTGCCTGACCTCCCCGGTGCCCGACGCCCCCGACCTCGTCGCCCGCCGCCTCGACGAGCAGAAACTGCGCCTGGTCGTCCCGGCCGACCACCGGCTCGCCGGCCGCCGCCGCATCCGGCTGGCCGAGGCCGCCGACGAGATGTTCGTGACCCTGGAGCCCGGCTACGGCCTGCGCCGCATCACCGACGACCTCTGCGCGCAGGCCGGTTTCAAGCCCCGTGTCGCCTTCGAGGGCGAGGAGGCCGAGACCCTGCGCGGCCTGGTCGCCGCGGGCCTGGGCGTCGCCCTGCTGCCCCCGCCGGCCTTCCCCCGTCCGGGCGTGGTCGAACTGAGCGTCACGGCCCCGAAGGCCGCCCGGGAGATCGGCGTGGCCTGGCTGGCGGGCCGCCCGGACACCCCGCCGGTGACCGCCTTCAAGAAGTTCCTGCTGTCGAAGCGGGGCAGCCTCCTGCCGACGTGA